A genomic segment from Brevundimonas mediterranea encodes:
- a CDS encoding alkaline phosphatase D family protein produces MNLDRRSLLGLIGAGAATPAVAQTAHAGQVAFLHGVASGDPDQHSAVFWTRVTPADPSVGEIAVVLEVARDADFTDMVRRFTDLTARAERDFTVKHDLNGRGLEPGREYFYRFIANGVTSPAGRVRTLPQGATPQVNLAVVSCQLYPGGLFNAYEAISQLDRLDAVVHLGDYIYEYGAAPGDYGMATGAPLNRAPLPPHEIISLADYRTRHAQYKTDPDLQAAHARAAFICVWDDHEVANDVWMMGAENHQPATEGDFATRKAAALRAYYEWMPIREAKAGAMKEAINRSFHFGDLASLHMVETRLTARAEQMDFANIPKTADGRPDIAAFEAQRQEPSRDLLGEGQRRWLGEAMSQSKGAGRPWQILGNQVVMARVKGPNIEQMLPPAQVAQMIASLPADIQPQVEAAIQLFKLGLPFNLDSWDGYPAGRERLYETMKQAGVEPIVLAGDSHAFWVNELYDNGGQRRAVEFGTSAISSPSPGDMVGGLPLGLALEAANPEVKFCDQASKGYVLLTLDRDQAVGELRAVSTILAKPYQNKTVKRYRLAQTATGLGPLEDVTEPA; encoded by the coding sequence ATGAATCTGGATCGCCGCAGCCTTCTGGGACTGATCGGCGCGGGGGCGGCGACGCCCGCCGTCGCCCAGACCGCCCATGCCGGTCAGGTCGCCTTCCTTCACGGGGTGGCCAGCGGCGATCCGGATCAGCATTCCGCGGTCTTCTGGACCCGCGTCACCCCGGCCGATCCGTCGGTCGGGGAGATTGCGGTGGTTCTTGAAGTGGCCAGGGACGCCGACTTCACCGACATGGTGCGTCGCTTTACCGACCTGACCGCCCGGGCCGAGCGCGACTTCACCGTCAAGCACGACCTGAACGGTCGCGGCCTGGAGCCGGGTCGGGAGTATTTCTATCGCTTCATCGCCAATGGCGTGACCTCGCCGGCGGGTCGGGTCCGCACCCTGCCCCAGGGCGCGACGCCGCAGGTCAACCTGGCCGTGGTGTCTTGCCAGCTCTATCCGGGCGGCCTGTTCAACGCCTATGAGGCCATCTCGCAGCTGGACCGGTTGGACGCCGTCGTTCACCTGGGCGACTACATCTACGAATACGGCGCGGCGCCGGGCGACTACGGCATGGCGACGGGCGCGCCGCTGAACCGGGCGCCCCTGCCGCCCCACGAAATCATCAGCCTGGCCGACTATCGGACGCGCCACGCCCAATACAAGACCGATCCCGATCTGCAGGCCGCCCACGCCCGCGCCGCCTTCATCTGCGTCTGGGACGACCACGAGGTCGCCAACGACGTCTGGATGATGGGGGCCGAGAACCATCAGCCGGCGACCGAAGGCGACTTCGCCACGCGCAAGGCGGCGGCCCTTCGCGCCTATTACGAATGGATGCCGATCCGCGAGGCCAAGGCCGGCGCCATGAAGGAAGCGATCAACCGCAGCTTCCACTTCGGCGATCTGGCCAGCCTGCACATGGTCGAAACCCGTCTGACGGCCCGCGCCGAACAGATGGACTTCGCCAACATCCCCAAGACCGCCGACGGCCGCCCGGACATCGCCGCCTTCGAGGCCCAGCGTCAGGAGCCGTCGCGCGACCTGCTGGGCGAGGGTCAACGCCGCTGGCTGGGCGAGGCCATGAGCCAGTCCAAGGGCGCCGGTCGTCCGTGGCAGATCCTGGGCAACCAGGTGGTCATGGCGCGGGTCAAGGGGCCGAACATCGAACAGATGCTGCCGCCCGCCCAGGTGGCGCAGATGATCGCCAGCCTGCCGGCCGATATCCAGCCCCAGGTCGAGGCCGCGATCCAGCTGTTCAAGCTAGGCCTGCCGTTCAACCTGGACAGCTGGGACGGTTATCCGGCCGGTCGCGAGCGTCTGTACGAGACGATGAAACAGGCGGGCGTCGAGCCGATCGTCCTGGCCGGCGACAGCCACGCCTTCTGGGTCAACGAACTGTATGACAACGGCGGCCAGCGTCGCGCGGTGGAGTTCGGGACCTCGGCCATCTCCAGTCCGTCGCCCGGCGACATGGTCGGCGGCCTGCCGCTGGGCCTGGCGCTGGAAGCCGCCAATCCCGAGGTCAAGTTCTGCGACCAGGCGTCCAAGGGCTATGTCCTGCTGACCCTGGACCGGGATCAGGCGGTGGGCGAACTGCGCGCCGTCTCGACCATCCTGGCCAAGCCGTATCAGAACAAGACGGTGAAACGCTATCGGTTGGCTCAGACCGCGACCGGTCTGGGTCCGCTGGAAGACGTCACCGAACCCGCCTGA
- a CDS encoding MFS transporter, producing MTAGVSPRPVGSAFLIGYAVAYIGAFIGVAPLLQVLAPLHAEMIDGQAKGPLLSQALFWGCMAAGLGNIIGGALSDRTRSRHGRRRPWIVVGAVLTVGSYAAIQQSSTPLGLILGLVCFQLTFNILLAPLIALFADRVPENRRSAMSAVMGMAYPLAAMIGSVVMAWGPQGEVARFATLAAVVLAATVPFALLSREDPAPADRVRAPLSGFSLPSLLHPFAVRDFTLAWTYRFLVVTGYSLVAFYLLFYIADAIGFPILFPGRSAEAGHSLLTAIAVVGVVGVSTVVAMGGSRITRRKPLAIAGGVLLAIAAAVLATTQDWTTVVVAFALYGVGQGCYGAIDIALMTDVLPSVEDRGKDLGLINLAVTLPQAIAPLIALVLLENLGLDFRSLFLAAAACFGGATLAVASIRRVR from the coding sequence ATGACCGCCGGCGTGTCTCCCCGGCCGGTCGGGTCGGCCTTCCTGATCGGTTACGCCGTCGCCTATATCGGCGCCTTCATCGGCGTGGCGCCCCTGCTTCAGGTGCTCGCGCCCCTCCACGCCGAGATGATCGACGGTCAGGCCAAGGGGCCGTTGCTCAGCCAGGCCCTGTTCTGGGGCTGTATGGCCGCCGGGCTCGGCAATATCATCGGCGGCGCCCTTAGCGACCGGACACGGTCGCGGCACGGCCGGCGGCGGCCGTGGATCGTGGTCGGCGCCGTTCTGACGGTCGGCAGTTACGCCGCCATCCAGCAGTCCTCGACCCCTCTGGGACTGATTTTGGGCCTGGTCTGTTTCCAGCTGACCTTCAACATCCTGCTGGCCCCGCTGATCGCCCTGTTCGCCGACCGGGTGCCCGAGAACCGGCGCAGCGCCATGTCGGCCGTGATGGGCATGGCCTATCCGCTGGCCGCCATGATCGGTTCGGTCGTGATGGCCTGGGGGCCGCAGGGCGAGGTGGCGCGCTTCGCGACCCTGGCCGCCGTGGTCCTGGCGGCGACCGTGCCCTTCGCCCTGCTGTCGCGCGAGGATCCGGCGCCCGCCGACCGGGTGCGGGCGCCCTTGTCAGGGTTTTCTCTGCCCAGCCTGCTGCACCCCTTCGCCGTTCGCGACTTCACCCTGGCCTGGACCTATCGGTTCCTGGTGGTGACCGGCTATTCGCTGGTGGCCTTCTATCTGCTCTTCTACATCGCCGACGCTATCGGCTTTCCGATCCTGTTTCCCGGCCGCTCGGCCGAGGCCGGCCATTCGCTGCTGACCGCCATCGCCGTCGTGGGGGTGGTCGGGGTCAGCACCGTCGTCGCCATGGGCGGCTCGCGCATCACGCGGCGCAAGCCGCTCGCCATCGCCGGCGGGGTGCTGCTGGCCATCGCGGCGGCTGTGCTGGCGACCACTCAGGACTGGACCACGGTGGTCGTCGCCTTCGCCCTCTATGGGGTGGGCCAGGGCTGCTATGGCGCGATCGACATCGCCCTGATGACCGATGTCCTGCCCTCGGTCGAGGACCGGGGCAAGGATCTGGGCCTGATCAATCTGGCCGTGACCCTGCCCCAGGCGATCGCGCCCCTGATCGCCCTGGTCCTGCTGGAGAACCTGGGTCTGGACTTCCGCAGCCTGTTCCTGGCCGCCGCCGCCTGTTTCGGCGGGGCGACCCTGGCGGTGGCCTCGATCAGGCGGGTTCGGTGA
- a CDS encoding TonB-dependent receptor, protein MAAAALTGVMAAAHGAQAQSAEPATLDEIIVTAQLRAQKTIEVPFALTAYSGQFLEDLGIQEFEQLSAFVPGFLVQNQSPNNPGFVMRGITSDSGAATAEPRVSVFQDGVSISKSRGSYVELFDLERVEIAKGPQSTLYGRGALIGAVNLVQNRAQPGETEAYANIEAGNEDYRMVEGALNLPVGETGGLRLATRLKTRGGSVENLLGGEDYNAIETKAVRLSGAWAPSDAMRFDVIGNYQNDHASGTSFKSIAYEPADPNTGAVLGGKEPWEGAALTPGGDFDGGKTLGLSREVWGVTGLARINLNSAWTLNSTTAYREFDNYETFDADGVSLPILTAAEETHGEQWSQDLRLGFDNGGRLTGFVGAGWFHEEGYQRAPAQFDERLVLAQLAGLLDGSPTAVGDNTLPLSVYPTVARNVLTSMLTPLGAGAYAAPITANLDSNHIETSTNSSELTSYDVFADATYAFTDKFEMSAGVRYTRDDKTTGYASSVDSRSALGALLAIQAGAIPAAQVPAFLAAMANPAFANLPASVFPLFGLTSQPTANNGDFSYYDSEDDGVTWRVTARYELTDDTNLYANYARGRRPEVISASGPSAPGGAARFSPVDAETVDSYEIGAKSALLDGRLRVDGAVFMYNYENFQTTIQQGTQFITTNAGEAKSYGFEGQANFAVASMLDLFATYAYNHSRFENGIYDGNQFRLSPDNAASIGATWRLPVTGGEIEVQPTYTWQSKVFFSDDNDIPALQTANFVADLIQDEYQDAYGLLNLRIRYTPDSTNWGVEAFGENILDEEYIKDAGNTGDALGMPTFIAGRPAAYGLVFKLKL, encoded by the coding sequence ATGGCTGCCGCGGCGCTGACCGGCGTGATGGCGGCGGCGCACGGGGCCCAGGCCCAGTCGGCGGAGCCGGCGACGCTGGACGAGATCATCGTCACGGCCCAATTGCGCGCACAGAAGACCATTGAGGTCCCGTTCGCCCTGACCGCCTATTCCGGCCAGTTCCTGGAAGACCTGGGCATTCAGGAGTTCGAACAGCTGTCGGCCTTCGTGCCCGGCTTCCTGGTGCAGAACCAGTCGCCCAACAACCCCGGTTTCGTGATGCGCGGCATCACCTCCGACTCGGGCGCCGCCACGGCCGAACCCCGCGTCTCGGTGTTCCAGGACGGCGTGTCGATCTCCAAGTCGCGCGGCTCCTATGTCGAACTGTTCGACCTGGAGCGCGTCGAGATCGCCAAGGGTCCGCAATCGACCCTGTACGGCCGCGGCGCCCTGATCGGCGCCGTCAACCTGGTCCAGAACCGCGCTCAGCCGGGTGAGACCGAAGCCTACGCCAATATCGAGGCCGGCAACGAAGACTATCGGATGGTCGAGGGCGCGCTGAACCTGCCCGTCGGCGAGACGGGAGGCCTGCGCCTCGCCACCCGCCTGAAGACGCGCGGCGGTTCGGTCGAGAACCTGCTGGGCGGCGAAGACTATAACGCCATCGAGACCAAGGCCGTGCGTCTGTCGGGCGCCTGGGCGCCGTCGGACGCCATGCGGTTCGACGTGATCGGCAACTATCAGAACGACCACGCCTCGGGCACCTCGTTCAAGTCGATCGCCTACGAACCGGCCGATCCGAACACCGGCGCGGTGTTGGGCGGCAAGGAGCCCTGGGAGGGCGCGGCCCTGACGCCGGGCGGCGATTTCGACGGCGGCAAGACGCTGGGCCTGAGCCGCGAAGTCTGGGGCGTGACGGGTCTGGCCCGGATCAATCTGAATTCGGCCTGGACCCTGAACTCGACCACCGCCTATCGCGAGTTCGACAACTACGAGACCTTCGACGCGGACGGCGTCTCCCTGCCCATCCTGACGGCGGCGGAAGAGACCCATGGCGAACAATGGAGCCAGGACCTGCGCCTGGGCTTCGACAACGGCGGTCGCCTGACGGGCTTCGTCGGCGCCGGCTGGTTCCACGAGGAAGGCTACCAGCGCGCCCCGGCCCAGTTCGACGAACGTCTGGTTCTGGCACAACTGGCCGGGCTGCTGGACGGATCGCCGACGGCGGTCGGCGACAACACCCTGCCGCTGTCGGTCTATCCGACGGTGGCGCGTAACGTGCTGACATCTATGCTGACGCCGTTGGGCGCCGGCGCCTACGCTGCTCCGATCACCGCCAATCTCGACTCGAACCATATCGAGACCTCGACCAACAGCTCGGAACTGACGTCCTATGACGTCTTCGCCGACGCCACCTACGCCTTCACCGACAAGTTCGAAATGTCGGCTGGCGTCCGCTACACCCGCGACGACAAGACCACCGGCTATGCCAGCTCGGTCGATAGCCGGTCGGCCCTCGGCGCCCTGCTGGCGATCCAGGCCGGCGCGATCCCGGCGGCCCAGGTGCCGGCCTTCCTGGCCGCCATGGCCAATCCGGCCTTCGCCAACCTGCCCGCCAGCGTCTTCCCGCTGTTCGGCCTGACATCGCAGCCGACGGCCAACAACGGCGATTTCTCCTACTATGACTCGGAAGACGACGGCGTCACCTGGCGGGTCACGGCCCGCTACGAACTGACCGACGACACCAATCTCTACGCCAACTATGCACGGGGCCGTCGTCCGGAAGTGATCAGCGCCTCGGGTCCGTCCGCCCCCGGCGGCGCGGCGCGCTTCAGCCCGGTCGATGCGGAAACCGTCGACAGCTACGAGATCGGCGCCAAATCGGCCCTGCTGGACGGGCGCCTGCGCGTGGACGGCGCGGTCTTCATGTACAACTACGAAAACTTCCAGACGACGATCCAGCAAGGCACGCAGTTCATCACCACCAACGCCGGCGAGGCCAAGTCCTACGGCTTCGAGGGCCAGGCCAACTTCGCCGTGGCCTCGATGCTCGACCTGTTCGCCACCTACGCCTACAACCACTCGCGCTTCGAGAACGGCATCTACGACGGCAACCAGTTCCGCCTGTCGCCAGACAACGCCGCCTCGATCGGCGCGACCTGGCGCCTGCCGGTGACCGGCGGCGAGATCGAGGTCCAGCCGACCTACACCTGGCAGTCCAAGGTCTTCTTCAGCGACGACAACGACATCCCGGCGCTGCAGACGGCCAACTTCGTCGCCGACCTGATCCAGGACGAATATCAGGACGCCTACGGTCTGTTGAACCTGCGTATCCGCTACACCCCGGACTCGACCAACTGGGGCGTCGAAGCCTTCGGCGAGAACATTCTCGACGAGGAATACATCAAGGACGCCGGCAACACCGGCGACGCCCTGGGCATGCCGACCTTCATCGCCGGTCGCCCGGCGGCGTACGGCCTGGTGTTCAAACTGAAACTCTGA
- the dxs gene encoding 1-deoxy-D-xylulose-5-phosphate synthase — MMPDTPLLDTVKFPADMRGFDIAQLKQLAQEVRAETIDAVSVTGGHLGAGLGVVELTTALHHVFETPKDILIWDVGHQCYPHKILTGRRDRIRTLRQPGGLSGFTKRSESEYDPFGAAHASTSISAALGFAAARDQKGEKNKVVAVIGDGSMSAGMAYEAMNNAAEATNGQLMVILNDNDMSIAPPVGGMSAYLAGLVSGGAYQNVRRLGRSVAQHLPRPFRNAAKKAEEYARGMVTGGTLFEELGFYYVGPIDGHDMENLVPILKKAAAIEDRPVLVHVVTQKGKGYAPAESSADKLHAVVKFDVVSGKQAKSVSNAPSYTKVFGTELIKHAALDPSIVAITAAMPSGTGLDLFGQAFPDRTYDVGIAEQHAVTFAAGLAADGMKPVCAIYSTFLQRGYDQVVHDVAIQSLPVRFAMDRAGLVGADGATHAGSFDIGFMGALPGMVLMAAADEAELAGMISTSLAIDDRPSAFRYPRGDGVGVEIPELAAPFEIGRGRIVREGTSVAILSLGTRLQESLKAADLLAARGVSATVADARFAKPLDADLILRLAREHEALITVEEGAMGGFGAFVLQLLAEKGALDRGLKVRTLNLPDVFQDQDAPAAMYALAGLNADHIAAAALRALGVETARAARA; from the coding sequence CTGATGCCCGACACCCCGCTTCTCGACACCGTCAAGTTTCCCGCCGACATGCGGGGCTTCGACATCGCCCAGCTGAAACAGCTGGCGCAAGAAGTGCGGGCCGAGACCATCGACGCCGTCTCGGTCACGGGCGGCCACCTGGGCGCGGGCCTGGGCGTGGTCGAGTTGACTACGGCGCTTCACCATGTGTTCGAGACGCCCAAGGACATCCTGATCTGGGACGTCGGCCACCAGTGCTATCCCCACAAGATCCTGACCGGCCGTCGCGACCGCATCCGCACCCTGCGCCAGCCCGGCGGCCTGTCGGGCTTCACCAAGCGCAGCGAGAGCGAGTACGACCCCTTCGGTGCCGCCCACGCCTCGACCTCGATCAGCGCCGCCCTCGGCTTCGCCGCCGCACGCGACCAGAAGGGCGAGAAGAACAAGGTCGTGGCGGTCATCGGCGACGGCTCCATGTCGGCCGGCATGGCCTATGAGGCGATGAACAACGCCGCCGAGGCGACCAATGGTCAGCTGATGGTCATCCTGAACGACAACGACATGTCCATCGCCCCGCCGGTCGGGGGCATGAGCGCCTATCTGGCCGGTCTGGTGTCCGGCGGCGCCTATCAGAACGTCCGCCGCCTGGGCCGCTCGGTCGCCCAGCACCTGCCGCGCCCGTTCCGCAACGCGGCCAAGAAGGCCGAGGAATACGCCCGCGGCATGGTCACCGGCGGCACCCTGTTCGAGGAGCTGGGCTTCTACTACGTCGGCCCCATCGACGGGCACGACATGGAGAATCTGGTCCCGATCCTGAAGAAGGCGGCGGCCATCGAGGACCGGCCGGTGCTGGTCCATGTCGTGACGCAGAAGGGCAAGGGCTACGCCCCGGCCGAGAGCAGCGCCGACAAACTCCATGCGGTGGTCAAGTTCGACGTGGTCTCGGGCAAACAGGCCAAGTCCGTGTCGAACGCGCCCAGCTACACCAAGGTGTTCGGGACCGAGCTGATCAAGCACGCCGCCCTGGATCCCTCGATCGTGGCCATCACCGCCGCCATGCCCTCGGGCACGGGGCTTGACCTGTTCGGCCAGGCCTTCCCCGACCGCACCTATGACGTCGGCATCGCCGAACAGCACGCCGTCACCTTCGCCGCCGGCCTGGCCGCTGACGGGATGAAGCCGGTCTGCGCCATCTATTCCACCTTCCTTCAGCGCGGCTATGACCAGGTGGTCCATGACGTGGCCATCCAGTCGCTGCCGGTGCGGTTCGCCATGGACCGGGCCGGTCTGGTGGGCGCAGACGGCGCGACCCACGCCGGGTCGTTCGACATCGGCTTCATGGGCGCCTTGCCCGGCATGGTGCTGATGGCCGCCGCCGATGAGGCCGAACTGGCGGGCATGATCTCGACCAGCCTGGCCATCGACGACCGCCCCAGCGCCTTCCGCTATCCGCGCGGCGACGGCGTCGGGGTCGAGATCCCGGAACTGGCCGCCCCGTTCGAGATCGGCCGGGGCCGGATCGTGCGCGAGGGGACCTCGGTCGCCATCCTGTCCCTGGGCACCCGCTTGCAGGAATCGCTGAAGGCCGCCGATCTGCTGGCCGCCCGGGGCGTGTCCGCCACCGTCGCCGACGCCCGCTTCGCCAAGCCGCTGGACGCCGACCTGATCCTGCGCCTGGCGCGGGAGCACGAGGCCCTGATCACGGTGGAGGAGGGGGCCATGGGCGGCTTCGGCGCCTTCGTGCTGCAACTGCTCGCCGAGAAGGGCGCGCTGGATCGCGGTCTCAAGGTCCGCACCCTGAACCTGCCCGACGTCTTCCAGGACCAGGACGCCCCCGCCGCCATGTATGCTCTGGCGGGGCTCAACGCGGACCATATCGCCGCCGCCGCCTTGCGCGCGCTGGGCGTCGAGACGGCGCGGGCCGCCCGGGCCTGA